One Rosettibacter firmus genomic window carries:
- a CDS encoding ExbD/TolR family protein, which translates to MVKLRKRKLPEAEIPTSSMADISFLLLLFFLASTVIDVDTGIGLVLPEYIPPGQQELVPISKDRLAAVLINENGDVLLNNEVIAIPQISKILKPRIESKIDLPANKKLVVSIKTDRKTNYNLYIQALDQIKEAYFQVREEYARKRFGKRLIDIDERSEEMKEIKEKIPITISIAEPEIVKK; encoded by the coding sequence ATGGTAAAACTAAGAAAACGAAAACTACCAGAAGCGGAAATCCCAACAAGTTCAATGGCAGATATTTCATTCTTATTACTTTTATTCTTTCTTGCTTCTACAGTAATTGATGTTGATACTGGCATTGGACTTGTGTTACCAGAGTATATTCCGCCAGGTCAACAGGAATTAGTTCCAATTTCAAAAGATAGACTTGCAGCTGTATTAATCAATGAAAATGGTGATGTTCTCCTTAATAATGAAGTTATTGCAATACCTCAAATTTCTAAAATATTAAAACCAAGAATCGAAAGTAAAATTGATTTACCCGCTAACAAAAAGCTGGTAGTATCTATAAAGACGGATAGAAAAACAAATTATAATTTGTATATTCAAGCTCTTGATCAAATAAAGGAAGCATATTTTCAAGTAAGAGAAGAATATGCTCGAAAAAGATTTGGAAAACGTTTGATTGATATTGATGAGCGAAGTGAAGAAATGAAAGAAATTAAGGAAAAGATTCCTATAACTATAAGTATTGCAGAACCAGAAATCGTAAAAAAATAA
- a CDS encoding MotA/TolQ/ExbB proton channel family protein, whose protein sequence is MQLSFITETMMTILAQVQEQSLVGYLQQKFIEGGFFMWPILGCLVLGLGFALERLWTLSRATINTKKFIVQVKDALKNGGVEEAIKLCENTRGSIASVFHAGLLRANEGLDAAEKAIMAYGAIEMGFLEKGLIWISTFISLAPLLGFTGTVQGMIQAFDAIKEAAQISPSIVAGGISVALLTTLFGLVVAMTLQIFYNYFVSRIDKLVADMEESSIELIDALYELKTKNKS, encoded by the coding sequence ATGCAACTTTCATTTATCACAGAAACTATGATGACAATTTTAGCCCAGGTTCAAGAACAAAGCTTGGTTGGATATTTACAACAAAAATTCATAGAAGGTGGATTTTTTATGTGGCCTATTTTAGGCTGTTTGGTTTTAGGTTTAGGTTTTGCACTTGAACGCTTATGGACTTTATCAAGAGCAACAATTAATACAAAGAAGTTTATTGTTCAGGTTAAAGATGCTCTAAAAAATGGTGGTGTAGAAGAAGCAATAAAATTATGTGAAAATACAAGGGGATCTATAGCTTCGGTGTTTCATGCAGGTCTTTTACGTGCAAATGAAGGTTTGGACGCAGCAGAAAAAGCCATTATGGCTTATGGTGCAATTGAAATGGGCTTCCTCGAAAAAGGTTTAATCTGGATTTCTACTTTTATTTCTCTAGCTCCATTACTTGGTTTTACTGGAACTGTTCAAGGTATGATTCAAGCATTTGATGCTATTAAAGAAGCTGCCCAAATTTCTCCAAGTATTGTTGCAGGTGGTATTTCTGTTGCACTTTTGACCACTCTATTTGGTCTTGTTGTTGCTATGACTCTTCAGATATTCTATAATTATTTTGTTTCAAGAATTGATAAGTTAGTAGCTGATATGGAAGAAAGTTCAATCGAATTGATTGATGCACTTTATGAATTGAAAACTAAAAATAAGTCATAA
- a CDS encoding SDR family oxidoreductase encodes MEKILLLFGSSGHLGKTAISYFLNQDYNKYYFFTRKPLDISPAENVNIIFVEDLSIEKNVADAFSKININNNSLLFLFNTIGTYYGGKRIEDTPYEEWKSLLDINLNSSFFIAKYFVKLVKEAKGGSICFTSAYSAFYNEPNIAAYGVSKSALNYLVKSLSIEGKEINMSANAVAPYIIDTPENREWMKDKSKLIPALKICEVVQKIFDEWKILTGNIISFFEFIEN; translated from the coding sequence ATGGAAAAAATACTTTTATTGTTTGGTTCTTCGGGCCATCTTGGTAAAACAGCTATTTCATATTTTTTAAATCAAGATTATAATAAATATTACTTCTTTACCAGAAAACCACTTGATATCTCTCCTGCTGAAAATGTTAATATTATTTTTGTAGAAGATTTGAGTATAGAAAAAAATGTAGCCGATGCCTTTTCAAAGATAAATATTAATAACAATTCCTTATTGTTTTTATTTAATACCATTGGAACATACTATGGTGGAAAAAGGATTGAAGATACACCTTATGAAGAATGGAAAAGCTTACTTGATATAAATCTTAATTCATCGTTTTTTATTGCAAAATATTTTGTAAAACTTGTGAAAGAAGCAAAAGGTGGTTCAATTTGTTTTACAAGTGCATATTCGGCATTTTATAATGAGCCTAATATTGCAGCTTATGGAGTATCTAAAAGTGCATTAAATTATTTAGTCAAAAGCTTATCGATTGAAGGGAAAGAAATAAATATGAGTGCAAATGCTGTAGCCCCATACATAATCGATACACCAGAAAATAGAGAGTGGATGAAAGATAAATCAAAATTGATTCCTGCATTAAAAATATGTGAAGTTGTTCAGAAAATTTTTGATGAATGGAAAATTTTAACAGGAAATATAATTTCCTTTTTTGAATTCATAGAAAATTGA
- a CDS encoding endonuclease/exonuclease/phosphatase family protein, whose translation MKKIKIFGQSFILILLLPFTLSCQSHLENNEIFIATWNVENLFDTEDDPFKNDSEFLPESKKQWTDDKLETKLTNLMRVINYMNDGCGPDILALQEVENINVVKRLLYKLNFRNYVLVYRESPDNRGIDVTLIYDRDIFNIVFADTIKVNLPEKQKTRHILYVVLNHKAKDKNLHIFVNHWPSRLGGQIKSEPNRIIAAKTLREKVDSLFLKDKNTNIIILGDFNDEPENTSISDILNAKKVDCNEENITSNELFNVAYKMYESGKGTYMYGSDWNMLDQIIISSSLIDKKDLDYLCDSFEIIQPEYMVQKGGNKIGAPIPTYSGNRYIGGFSDHFPVSAKFKFFEERK comes from the coding sequence ATGAAAAAAATAAAAATTTTCGGTCAATCATTTATCTTGATTTTGCTTCTGCCTTTTACTCTAAGCTGTCAAAGTCATTTAGAAAACAATGAAATTTTTATTGCAACATGGAATGTTGAAAATTTATTTGATACAGAAGATGATCCTTTCAAAAATGATTCAGAATTTTTACCAGAAAGTAAAAAACAATGGACTGATGATAAACTTGAAACCAAACTTACTAATCTAATGCGAGTAATTAATTATATGAATGATGGATGTGGACCAGACATTTTAGCTTTACAGGAAGTTGAGAATATTAATGTAGTAAAAAGACTTCTTTACAAATTAAACTTTAGAAATTATGTACTTGTTTATAGAGAGTCACCAGACAATAGGGGAATAGATGTTACTTTGATTTATGATAGAGACATTTTTAATATTGTTTTTGCAGATACAATTAAGGTTAATTTACCCGAAAAACAAAAAACCAGACACATACTTTATGTTGTACTTAATCACAAGGCTAAAGATAAAAATCTCCATATTTTTGTTAATCACTGGCCATCAAGATTGGGAGGACAGATTAAAAGTGAGCCAAATAGAATTATAGCAGCAAAAACTTTAAGAGAAAAAGTTGATTCATTGTTTTTGAAGGATAAAAATACAAACATTATAATTCTTGGAGATTTTAATGATGAACCAGAAAATACATCAATTAGCGATATATTAAATGCAAAAAAAGTTGATTGCAATGAAGAGAATATTACTTCTAACGAATTGTTTAATGTAGCTTATAAAATGTATGAGTCTGGAAAAGGAACATATATGTATGGTAGTGACTGGAATATGCTTGATCAAATAATAATTTCATCATCATTAATAGATAAAAAAGATTTAGATTATTTATGTGATAGTTTTGAAATAATTCAACCTGAGTATATGGTACAAAAAGGAGGGAATAAAATTGGAGCTCCAATACCTACTTATTCAGGTAATAGATACATAGGTGGATTCAGTGATCATTTTCCTGTATCTGCTAAATTTAAATTTTTTGAAGAAAGGAAATAG
- the polA gene encoding DNA polymerase I, which produces MKENKKKFVIIDAMALAYKGYYAFISRPLMTSKGEPTSAVYGFVSQLLKIIEDTKPDYIAVAFDSKEKTFRHEKYENYKSSREEMPEDMIQQLNRIKEIIEAFRIPIYILPGYEADDLIGTAVKKAAKEGFLCYAITPDKDFIQLVSENIKLIKPGKTTDEIITIDEEKVREEYGFEPKQMIDFLALVGDSSDDIPGVAGIGPKTALPLIQKFKTLENIYKNLDKIDKQSIANKLIESKENAFLSKELATINTNVPFEINFEEAKFQKPDLEKLLKIFGELEFKTFVSRIKKIFSDEVSEIQTIPAEIKPSTNENIQVYDKTKVKYHLITSEDDAKKLANTLSSSDLFVFDTETDSLNTFEANLAGCSFATKPKEAWFVAINPHKETGGLFYANLSERLPVDRFIKIFKPIFENKKIKKVCQNGKYDIGILRKYGINVENFYFDTMLASYVIDPDQKHGMDELSEKYLNYKPIPLLELIGSKKTPEKIFEVEAERLAEYSCEDADITFRLYKILDEILKKEGLDKVAYEIEFPLVPVLEDMERTGVKIDTKILQDFSKDLQILLDNYSNEIYRLAGEKFNINSTQQLQKILFEKLKLPETSKTKTGFSTDARALESLKGTHPIIDIIMDYRQVSKLKSTYTDALPDLINPQTGRIHTTYNQTAASTGRLSSNDPNLQNIPIRSELGKEIRRAFIPHDKNFVILSADYSQIELRIMASICGDETLISAFKNGEDIHRRTAALVFKVNPEEVTPDMRRKAKEVNFGILYGLGPFGLKTRLGISQSHAKEIFENYFNSFKKVKQFMEDSIRKAQQKGYAETLMGRRRYLRNINSKNKVVRQFEERVAINMPVQGTAADMIKLAMIKIYNELKKRKAQTKMILQVHDELVFDAHKNEVDELKFVIKDLMENALPLNIPVVVDIGIGDNWLDAH; this is translated from the coding sequence ATGAAAGAAAATAAAAAGAAATTTGTAATAATTGATGCAATGGCTTTAGCGTATAAAGGCTATTATGCTTTTATATCGAGACCACTAATGACATCCAAAGGAGAACCAACTTCGGCAGTTTATGGTTTTGTGAGTCAACTATTAAAAATTATTGAAGATACAAAACCAGATTATATAGCAGTAGCATTCGATTCGAAAGAAAAAACATTCAGACATGAAAAGTATGAGAACTATAAATCTTCACGCGAAGAAATGCCTGAAGATATGATTCAACAATTAAATAGAATTAAAGAAATTATCGAAGCTTTTAGAATTCCGATTTATATACTTCCTGGTTACGAAGCTGATGACTTAATTGGTACTGCTGTAAAAAAAGCAGCAAAGGAAGGGTTTTTGTGTTATGCAATTACACCTGATAAAGATTTTATTCAATTAGTTTCTGAAAATATTAAACTTATTAAACCTGGAAAAACCACTGATGAAATCATTACAATAGATGAAGAAAAAGTTCGTGAAGAATACGGATTTGAACCAAAGCAAATGATTGACTTTTTAGCTTTAGTTGGTGATTCATCAGATGATATACCAGGAGTAGCAGGTATTGGACCAAAAACTGCTTTACCTTTGATTCAGAAATTTAAAACTCTTGAAAATATATATAAGAATCTTGATAAAATAGATAAGCAAAGTATAGCAAACAAATTAATTGAAAGTAAAGAAAATGCTTTTTTATCAAAAGAATTAGCAACTATAAATACTAACGTACCATTCGAAATTAATTTTGAAGAAGCAAAATTTCAAAAACCTGATCTGGAAAAACTACTCAAAATATTTGGTGAACTCGAATTCAAAACTTTTGTTTCAAGAATCAAGAAAATATTTTCTGATGAAGTAAGCGAGATTCAAACTATACCAGCTGAAATAAAACCATCTACGAACGAAAATATTCAAGTCTACGATAAAACAAAAGTTAAATATCATTTAATTACTTCTGAAGATGATGCTAAGAAGCTTGCAAACACACTCTCTTCTTCCGATTTATTTGTATTTGATACTGAAACAGATTCATTAAATACATTTGAAGCAAATTTAGCAGGTTGTTCATTTGCTACTAAACCAAAAGAAGCATGGTTTGTTGCCATTAATCCTCATAAAGAAACTGGTGGCTTATTCTATGCTAATTTATCTGAGCGATTACCAGTTGATCGATTCATAAAAATTTTCAAACCAATTTTTGAAAACAAAAAAATCAAAAAAGTTTGTCAAAATGGGAAGTATGACATTGGTATTTTAAGAAAATATGGTATTAATGTAGAAAATTTTTATTTTGACACAATGCTCGCCAGCTATGTAATAGATCCAGACCAAAAACATGGTATGGATGAATTGTCCGAAAAATATCTAAACTATAAACCAATCCCGTTGCTCGAATTAATTGGTTCTAAAAAAACACCAGAAAAAATTTTTGAAGTTGAAGCTGAAAGATTAGCTGAGTATTCCTGTGAAGATGCAGATATAACATTCAGACTTTACAAAATACTTGATGAAATTCTTAAGAAAGAAGGACTGGATAAAGTTGCATATGAAATTGAATTTCCACTTGTTCCCGTTCTCGAAGATATGGAAAGAACTGGTGTTAAAATCGATACAAAAATTTTACAGGATTTCAGTAAAGATTTACAAATTCTACTTGATAATTATTCAAATGAAATTTATAGATTGGCAGGTGAAAAATTTAATATCAATTCTACACAACAATTACAAAAAATATTATTTGAAAAACTGAAACTGCCAGAAACAAGTAAAACCAAAACAGGTTTTTCAACAGATGCACGAGCTCTTGAATCCTTAAAAGGAACTCATCCCATTATTGATATCATAATGGATTATAGACAGGTTTCTAAATTAAAATCAACTTATACAGATGCATTACCAGATTTAATTAATCCACAAACAGGTAGAATTCATACAACTTATAATCAAACTGCTGCATCAACAGGTAGATTGTCGAGCAATGATCCGAATCTTCAAAATATTCCAATAAGATCAGAATTAGGGAAAGAAATTCGTAGAGCTTTTATTCCTCACGATAAAAATTTTGTTATCCTTAGTGCAGATTATAGCCAGATAGAATTAAGAATAATGGCAAGTATCTGTGGCGATGAAACATTAATCAGTGCATTTAAAAATGGTGAAGACATTCATCGAAGAACTGCTGCACTTGTTTTTAAAGTCAATCCAGAAGAAGTGACACCAGATATGAGACGAAAAGCAAAAGAAGTAAATTTTGGAATTTTATATGGACTCGGTCCTTTTGGATTAAAAACTCGTCTCGGAATTTCACAATCTCATGCTAAAGAAATTTTTGAGAATTACTTTAATTCCTTCAAAAAAGTAAAACAATTTATGGAAGATTCGATTAGAAAAGCACAGCAAAAAGGTTATGCAGAAACTTTAATGGGAAGAAGAAGATATCTAAGAAATATTAATAGTAAAAATAAAGTTGTACGACAATTTGAAGAACGTGTTGCGATTAATATGCCAGTTCAGGGAACAGCTGCAGATATGATAAAACTTGCTATGATTAAAATATATAATGAACTAAAGAAAAGAAAAGCACAAACAAAAATGATTTTACAAGTTCATGACGAATTGGTTTTCGATGCTCATAAAAACGAAGTTGATGAACTAAAATTTGTTATAAAAGATTTAATGGAAAATGCTCTACCTTTAAATATACCAGTAGTTGTTGATATTGGAATTGGTGATAACTGGCTGGATGCTCACTAA
- a CDS encoding PQQ-binding-like beta-propeller repeat protein — protein MKKIFRLKKIFILGLLLTFSCTQDLIIKNYFPVEQGIEMFGKVPQRDFYEDAEITDSLQLLWEAQTNGSHSNTSLIVNKKFVFIGDLSGRIYGFDTYSGKSFGYYKYSGEIPVAPIINKLRIYFIVNVKKEKYSLFIMKDLTDGKTISEEKINGSISNEMLKLNDGIIVITDNGEVLKFNFGGEKIWQCDTKVTTHSSPASNGEIIVFGNDRGILFFVSATNGKILHRQKISDYIIGNITIDNKYIYFSDYSGTLYNFDMVNKKIVWKFNTKTKITSVPVFNNENIFVGNLSGKIYSIKKVDGKLNWSINTNGIINTTPLLLKNFLIQPDYNRKIYFINPFDGRILKTINYEARLKLTPVYFDGILFFGIDRRILAYKTFNKN, from the coding sequence TTGAAAAAAATATTTCGACTTAAGAAAATATTTATCTTGGGGCTCTTACTAACTTTTTCGTGTACTCAAGATTTAATAATAAAAAATTATTTCCCTGTTGAACAGGGAATTGAAATGTTTGGAAAAGTTCCACAGAGAGATTTTTATGAAGATGCTGAGATTACGGACTCTTTACAATTATTATGGGAAGCACAAACCAATGGAAGTCATTCCAATACTTCACTGATAGTTAATAAGAAGTTTGTGTTTATTGGTGATTTATCGGGAAGGATTTATGGCTTTGATACTTACTCTGGTAAATCATTCGGATATTATAAATATTCAGGCGAAATTCCTGTAGCACCAATTATAAACAAATTAAGAATTTATTTTATTGTTAATGTTAAGAAAGAAAAATATTCATTATTTATTATGAAAGACTTAACTGATGGAAAAACAATCAGTGAAGAAAAAATAAATGGAAGTATTTCAAACGAAATGTTGAAATTAAATGATGGTATTATTGTAATTACTGATAATGGTGAAGTATTAAAGTTTAATTTTGGAGGAGAAAAAATCTGGCAATGTGATACAAAAGTAACCACTCACTCTTCACCAGCATCAAATGGAGAAATTATAGTTTTTGGTAATGATAGAGGAATTTTGTTCTTTGTTTCTGCAACTAATGGAAAAATATTACACAGACAAAAAATCTCTGATTATATTATAGGAAATATAACAATAGATAATAAATACATTTATTTTTCTGATTATTCTGGTACGTTATATAACTTCGATATGGTTAATAAAAAGATTGTATGGAAGTTTAATACAAAAACTAAAATTACTTCTGTTCCAGTCTTTAATAACGAAAATATTTTTGTCGGTAACCTTTCAGGTAAAATTTATTCTATTAAAAAAGTTGATGGTAAATTGAACTGGAGTATAAATACAAATGGGATAATCAATACAACTCCATTATTATTAAAAAATTTTTTAATTCAACCAGATTACAATAGAAAGATATATTTTATTAATCCATTTGATGGGAGAATACTTAAAACAATAAATTATGAAGCAAGATTAAAACTAACACCAGTATATTTTGATGGAATTTTATTCTTTGGAATTGATAGACGCATTTTAGCATATAAAACATTTAATAAAAATTAA
- a CDS encoding bifunctional phosphoglucose/phosphomannose isomerase, whose product MNITEMIKKHDASNQFQVLKDSYSQIEYSWNLKLDLSSIDTSKIKNIILTGLGGSAIGGELIQNYFRTELKYPYFVNRNYELPLFADENTLVIASSYSGNTEETLSALNQAIENNCQIVCVTTGGKMEEVANKNNIPLVKLLKGYQPRFALWINFFAVVNVFNTLKLIPEQNENVKQAIDLLKRKGEEYAKEQNDALSLAENLVGYVPLIYSVADYTSVVGTRFKGQFNENSKHHAFFSYFPELDHNEIMGWEGYNPQQMNIKLINIWDDDYHPQVKKRLEITSEVIKKTGCDIIDLKSTEPTYKLRLIDLIYFGDWTTYYYAVIRGYDPTTIDNINYLKERL is encoded by the coding sequence ATGAATATTACAGAAATGATCAAAAAACACGATGCTTCAAATCAATTCCAGGTCTTAAAAGATTCATATTCTCAAATCGAATACTCATGGAATCTTAAACTTGATTTATCTTCTATTGATACTTCAAAAATTAAAAATATTATTTTGACTGGACTTGGTGGTTCTGCAATTGGTGGTGAATTAATTCAAAATTATTTTAGAACTGAATTAAAGTATCCATATTTCGTAAATAGAAATTACGAACTTCCATTATTTGCAGACGAAAATACTCTTGTTATTGCTTCTTCTTATTCAGGGAATACTGAAGAAACATTATCAGCACTTAATCAAGCAATAGAAAATAATTGTCAGATTGTTTGTGTTACAACTGGTGGTAAAATGGAAGAAGTTGCTAATAAAAATAATATTCCACTTGTCAAACTTCTTAAAGGATATCAACCAAGATTTGCACTATGGATTAATTTCTTTGCAGTTGTAAATGTTTTTAATACTCTAAAACTTATTCCAGAACAAAATGAAAATGTTAAACAGGCAATTGACCTATTGAAGAGAAAAGGGGAAGAATATGCTAAAGAACAGAATGATGCTCTGAGTCTTGCCGAAAATCTTGTTGGTTATGTGCCTTTAATTTATTCTGTTGCCGATTATACATCAGTTGTAGGAACTCGATTTAAAGGTCAATTTAACGAAAATTCAAAACATCATGCTTTCTTTTCTTATTTCCCTGAACTTGATCATAACGAAATTATGGGATGGGAAGGATATAATCCTCAACAAATGAACATAAAACTTATTAATATCTGGGATGATGATTATCATCCTCAAGTGAAAAAAAGACTTGAAATTACTTCTGAAGTAATTAAAAAAACTGGTTGCGATATTATTGATCTTAAAAGTACTGAACCAACTTATAAATTAAGATTGATCGATTTAATTTATTTTGGTGATTGGACTACCTACTACTATGCTGTTATTCGTGGATATGATCCAACAACAATTGATAATATCAATTATCTAAAGGAACGTCTTTGA
- the ptsP gene encoding phosphoenolpyruvate--protein phosphotransferase, whose product MIDKQENILKGIAAAPGIAIARAFIFAKEKEAVSHDNVDNVEEAIQNLDNALEQSKKELRKIFNLAVDKLGDKRAAIFEAQIMILDDPILINTIKDRIRKERKNPEYIVEDEISKYIRIMSESNEPYMKERSHDIEDIKNRIIRNLKKKKWKSRITSDVIVVTSNLSPSDTVLFSRVNVKGYVTDFGGLTSHAAIIARSLNIPAVVGLHEATSRIKDGDLLIVDGFHGQVFINPDDKLLNEYEKKIAKLCEYDEELMKLRDLPAETLDGKEISLFANLDLSEEMTFILHNCANGIGLVRTEQLFEEYEVFPDEDKQYEVYKKIAEQIYPKIVIIRAFDIGGDKVLPVDLHEPNPMLGWRGIRLLLDNPTLFKTQIRAVLRASSHKNIWFMLPMISSLQEVIQSKKIIEDCKNELHKEGKTFDKHIPIGIMIEVPSAAVLTREFANEVDFLSIGTNDLIQYLLAVDRGNDIVSGQYQEFHPAVIRTLHHIISETKKAGKLVSMCGEMAADPVAVPLLIGLGLDSLSLSAAGIPFHKKIIRSLKYDDMKKLADKCLQLKSENEINDTLHEFFNKKIQDKIKNFY is encoded by the coding sequence ATGATTGATAAACAGGAAAATATTTTGAAAGGAATTGCAGCAGCCCCTGGTATTGCAATTGCCAGAGCATTTATTTTTGCTAAAGAGAAGGAAGCCGTATCTCATGATAATGTTGATAATGTTGAAGAAGCAATCCAGAATCTTGATAATGCACTTGAACAATCTAAAAAAGAATTAAGAAAAATATTTAATCTTGCTGTAGATAAACTTGGTGATAAACGAGCAGCAATTTTTGAAGCTCAGATCATGATTCTTGATGATCCAATTTTAATTAATACTATAAAAGATAGAATAAGAAAAGAACGAAAAAATCCAGAATATATTGTTGAAGATGAAATCTCTAAATACATACGAATAATGAGTGAATCAAATGAACCTTACATGAAAGAACGGTCGCACGATATTGAAGATATAAAAAACAGAATTATTCGAAATCTTAAAAAGAAGAAATGGAAATCAAGAATAACAAGTGATGTAATTGTTGTAACTTCTAATTTATCGCCTTCAGATACTGTTTTATTTTCTCGTGTGAACGTTAAAGGATATGTGACAGATTTTGGTGGATTGACTTCTCATGCTGCAATCATAGCTCGTTCATTAAACATACCTGCTGTTGTTGGATTACACGAAGCAACAAGTAGAATTAAAGATGGCGATCTTTTAATTGTTGATGGTTTTCATGGACAGGTATTCATTAATCCAGATGATAAGTTATTAAATGAATATGAAAAGAAAATTGCAAAATTGTGTGAATATGACGAAGAATTAATGAAATTACGAGATCTCCCTGCAGAAACTTTAGATGGAAAAGAAATCAGTTTATTTGCAAATCTCGATCTATCTGAAGAAATGACTTTTATACTCCATAATTGTGCTAATGGAATAGGTCTTGTAAGAACAGAACAATTATTCGAAGAATATGAAGTATTTCCTGATGAAGATAAACAATATGAAGTTTATAAAAAAATTGCTGAACAAATATATCCTAAAATTGTCATTATAAGAGCTTTCGATATTGGTGGCGATAAAGTTTTGCCTGTAGATTTACATGAACCAAATCCCATGCTGGGATGGAGAGGTATCCGTTTGTTGCTCGATAATCCAACATTGTTTAAAACTCAAATTCGTGCAGTGCTTCGTGCAAGTTCACATAAAAATATCTGGTTTATGCTTCCAATGATTTCATCTCTTCAAGAAGTAATTCAATCAAAAAAAATTATAGAAGATTGTAAAAATGAACTTCATAAAGAAGGGAAAACTTTTGATAAACACATACCTATTGGGATAATGATTGAAGTACCTTCTGCTGCTGTACTTACAAGAGAATTTGCTAACGAAGTAGATTTTTTGAGTATTGGAACTAATGATTTAATCCAGTATTTGCTTGCAGTTGATAGAGGAAATGATATAGTATCTGGTCAATATCAAGAATTTCATCCTGCTGTAATTAGAACTCTTCATCATATAATTTCAGAAACAAAAAAAGCAGGTAAGCTTGTAAGCATGTGTGGTGAAATGGCTGCAGATCCTGTTGCAGTACCTTTATTAATTGGACTTGGTTTAGATTCACTGAGTCTTTCTGCAGCTGGTATCCCTTTTCATAAAAAAATTATCAGAAGCTTAAAATATGATGATATGAAAAAATTAGCCGATAAATGTTTACAACTTAAATCTGAAAATGAAATTAATGATACACTCCACGAATTTTTTAATAAGAAAATTCAAGATAAAATTAAAAACTTTTATTGA
- a CDS encoding HPr family phosphocarrier protein, which yields MIEKKVKIINNAGLHTRPAANIVKLASKYKSDFYLLKDGMQINGKSIIGVMTLAAEKGSEITLIFDGEDEEQAAAEIVDFFNRGFDEL from the coding sequence ATGATTGAAAAAAAAGTTAAAATAATAAATAATGCTGGATTACATACACGTCCAGCAGCTAACATTGTAAAACTTGCATCAAAATATAAAAGTGATTTTTATTTGCTTAAAGATGGAATGCAAATTAATGGTAAAAGTATTATTGGAGTTATGACTCTTGCTGCCGAAAAAGGTTCTGAAATTACTTTAATATTTGATGGTGAAGATGAAGAACAGGCAGCAGCCGAAATTGTAGATTTTTTCAATAGAGGATTTGACGAGTTATAA